One Mytilus trossulus isolate FHL-02 chromosome 5, PNRI_Mtr1.1.1.hap1, whole genome shotgun sequence DNA segment encodes these proteins:
- the LOC134718893 gene encoding uncharacterized protein LOC134718893 isoform X1 — protein sequence MPSMSTQASTSATSQASTSATSQASTSATSLASTSAKQIPSTSSTWSKDSEKFLLDLYDKYEKSKSFIKNKWVRISQEIAEKLSIQVTPEQCRIKIRSMKDRFERMKKKLKTSGESNIEIPTEFTVFESQHDVQPKYLLDSSKPKKAESSSEEEETSNPTPSKRKMKVSTSCPEPQVDLMTPFTKNSWRGYLLHQSCNIAGHSCRNSIVKSINQREMGGFLGNPFGFIRVAYLTRFPTTTPRYQTCDKMTKQIEFKFHSGCQNGC from the exons ATGCCTAGTATGAGCACTCAAGCCAGCACAAGTGCCACTAGCCAAGCCAGCACAAGTGCCACTAGCCAAGCCAGCACAAGTGCCACTAGCCTAGCCAGCACAAGTGCCAAACAGATACCATCGACAAGCTCAACATGGTCTAAAGATTCTGAAAAATTTTTGCTTGATTTGTATGATAAATACGAGAAGAGTAAAtccttcataaaaaataaatgggtgaGAATATCCCAAGAGATTGCGGAAAAACTCTCAATACAAGTTACTCCAGAGCAGTGTAGGATCAAAATAAGAAGTATGAAGGATAGATttgaaagaatgaaaaagaaactaaaaacaaGTGGCGAGAGTAACATTGAAATCCCAACAGAATTTACAGTGTTTGAAAGCCAACATGATGTACAACCAAAATATCTGTTGGATTCCAGTAAGCCTAAAAAag CTGAAAGTTCCAGTGAAGAGGAAGAAACTAGTAACCCAACGCCTTCCAAGAGAAAAATGAAAGTGTCTACTTCATGTCCTGAACCTCAAG tTGACCTCATGACGCCTTTCACTAAGAATTCCTGGAGGGGGTATCTTTTACATCAGTCGTGTAACATTGCTGGTCATTCATGCCGAAATAGCATTGTAAAAAGCATAAACCAAAGGGAGATGGGAGGTTTTTTAGGAAATCCTTTTGGATTTATTAGAGTTGCTTACCTGACTAGGTTTCCAACCACTACGCCAAGATACCAAACATGTGACAAGATGACGAAACAAATCgagtttaaatttcattcagGATGTCAAAATGGATGCTAA
- the LOC134718018 gene encoding uncharacterized protein LOC134718018: MAQQNKPSQSALIHKKRKCDDSVPCREDDSWPRFIVIKGTEEKPISKISPFVIHKQIQSVAGTVKKVSKMRSGNLLVECSNKSQSTNLLTMSTISNFPVSASPHNSLTSCKGIIRDRSQYLGDLTVEEIGEELSRQGVTNVIRFQIKKNGNIIKLNTYLLTFRTPTPPPSITLGCFGIRVDMFIPNPIRCFTCQKFGHGSKQCRGKQRCFKCSDEGHEGTNCHSESSKCVNCGESHFSSSRDCPVYLKEKNIIKIKTERNISYPEAKQIASVSNDLLVSNRPSGESVWDLPSDIDDSSTSKSLPSSASKKVSSSSSTQSTRATSPLRSQEKKDVQKKPGNTYSQKSSDSRSRGRGRGGVTPAARSPGDRRLSSHNRFSTLIIETEMETESVPPPERSRSQGERNKNAGKLDSIRPSFIK, from the exons ATGGCACAACAAAACAAACCCTCTCAATCAGCTTTAAtacataagaaaagaaaatgtgatgATTCAGTGCCCTGTCGGGAAGATGACAGTTGGCCcagatttattgtaataaaaggaACAGAAGAAAaaccaatttcaaaaatatcgcCCTTTGTAAttcacaaacaaattcaaagcgTTGCTGGTACtgttaaaaaagtttcaaaaatgagATCTGGCAATTTGTTGGTTGAATGTTCCAACAAAAgtcaatcaacaaatttactTACAATGTCTACAATATCAAACTTTCCTGTTTCTGCCTCTCCTCATAACAGTTTGACCAGCTGTAAGGGGATCATTCGAGACAGAAGTCAATACCTTGGTGACCTTACCGTGGAAGAAATCGGTGAGGAACTTTCAAGACAAGGTGTAACTAATGTTAttagatttcaaattaaaaagaatggaaatataatcaaattaaatacttaTCTTTTGACCTTTAGAACTCCAACTCCTCCTCCATCTATTACTTTAGGTTGCTTCGGAATCAGAGTTGACATGTTTATCCCAAACCCAATTCGATGCTTTACTTGTCAAAAGTTTGGTCATGGAAGCAAACAATGTCGTGGTAAGCAGAGATGCTTCAAGTGTTCTGACGAAGGACACGAGGGAACAAACTGTCACTCTGAATCTTCTAAATGTGTAAACTGTGGTGAATCCCATTTTTCATCGTCTAGGGACTGCCCTGTTtaccttaaagaaaaaaatattattaaaattaaaacagaaagaaacatTAGTTACCCAGAAGCTAAACAGATAGCTTCTGTTTCGAATGATCTCCTTGTTTCAAACAGACCATC CGGTGAATCTGTCTGGGATCTTCCCAGTGACATAGATGATTCTTCCACCTCCAAAAGTCTTCCTTCATCTGCATCCAAGAAGGTATCTTCTTCGTCCAGTACACAGTCTACCAGAGCCACATCTCCTCTTCGTTCTCAAGAAAAGAAGGATGTCCAAAAGAAGCCAGGAAATACATACTCTCAGAAGTCTTCTGATTCGAGGTCGCGGGGTAGGGGTCGAGGCGGAGTAACACCAGCTGCGCGTAGTCCTGGAGATCGACGACTCTCCTCGCACAACAGATTTTCAACACTTATCATCGAAACTGAAATGGAAACTGAAAGTGTTCCGCCACCCGAAAGATCACGATCTCAGGGTGAGCGAAATAAGAATGCTGGCAAACTCGACAGCATTCGcccttcttttattaaataa
- the LOC134718893 gene encoding uncharacterized protein LOC134718893 isoform X2, whose protein sequence is MPSMSTQASTSATSQASTSATSQASTSATSLASTSAKQIPSTSSTWSKDSEKFLLDLYDKYEKSKSFIKNKWVRISQEIAEKLSIQVTPEQCRIKIRSMKDRFERMKKKLKTSGESNIEIPTEFTVFESQHDVQPKYLLDSSKPKKAESSSEEEETSNPTPSKRKMKVSTSCPEPQAKEKKKKKTTDRFELLAEASERRHTEKMECFKSLIDVMKDIAKK, encoded by the exons ATGCCTAGTATGAGCACTCAAGCCAGCACAAGTGCCACTAGCCAAGCCAGCACAAGTGCCACTAGCCAAGCCAGCACAAGTGCCACTAGCCTAGCCAGCACAAGTGCCAAACAGATACCATCGACAAGCTCAACATGGTCTAAAGATTCTGAAAAATTTTTGCTTGATTTGTATGATAAATACGAGAAGAGTAAAtccttcataaaaaataaatgggtgaGAATATCCCAAGAGATTGCGGAAAAACTCTCAATACAAGTTACTCCAGAGCAGTGTAGGATCAAAATAAGAAGTATGAAGGATAGATttgaaagaatgaaaaagaaactaaaaacaaGTGGCGAGAGTAACATTGAAATCCCAACAGAATTTACAGTGTTTGAAAGCCAACATGATGTACAACCAAAATATCTGTTGGATTCCAGTAAGCCTAAAAAag CTGAAAGTTCCAGTGAAGAGGAAGAAACTAGTAACCCAACGCCTTCCAAGAGAAAAATGAAAGTGTCTACTTCATGTCCTGAACCTCAAG ctaaagaaaagaagaaaaagaagacaactgATCGTTTCGAGTTATTGGCTGAGGCATCAGAAAGGCGACacacggaaaaaatggaatgcTTCAAAAGTCTTATAGATGTCATGAAAGACATTGCAAAAAAGTAG
- the LOC134718017 gene encoding putative nuclease HARBI1: MADCSAICVATCVAMELMESSDDESDFLLESDRKDRHKTQDFFDWTVPRYFPDMFKKFFRISPQSFELVCQLLGANEQLAKRTYRGGRQEIPLEKKVMIVLRYLASQETILGISDRFNITVSTFTKYREKVVNAINDLLPRFVQWPEELDSVAIKFNEMGTYEFQNIIGAIDGSHIPIEQPLECPNSYYNRKKFHSVILQAVCKDDLSFVNICVGLPGRCHDAKAFKHSHLSEIGDELCRQGQYHILGDAAYALMRWLITPFRDNGNLTREQYNFNKFLLSKRQVIERAFALLKGRFRRLKYVSIRDIKCICKIISACCVLHNICLQSDEDIAEFIDAEIDELDANLGENFPVNADNGEGILKRNNLTIELNRVNS, from the exons ATGGCCGATTGCAGTGCTATTTGTGTGGCAACTTGTGTTGCCATGGAATTGATGGAATCTTCAGATGATGAGTCAGATTTCCTTTTGGaaag TGATCGAAAGGATCGTCATAAAACACAGGACTTTTTCGATTGGACAGTTCCAAGATATTTCCCAGATATGTTCAAGAAATTTTTTAGGATTTCACCTCAGTCTTTTGAACTTGTATGTCAACTGTTAGGAGCTAATGAACAATTGGCAAAAAGAACATATCGAGGGGGACGACAAGAAATACCATTGGAGAAAAAAGTAATGATCGTTTTGCGATATTTAGCATCACAAGAAACTATTTTAGGAATAAGCGATCGGTTTAATATAACTGTTTCAACATTTACCAAGTACAGAGAAAAGGTTGTTAACGCAATAAATGATCTTCTCCCCAGATTTGTTCAGTGGCCTGAAGAATTGGATTCTGTCGCAATAAAGTTTAATGAAATGGGGACATAcgaatttcaaaacattatagGGGCAATCGATGGAAGCCACATTCCGATTGAGCAGCCATTGGAATGTCCCAATTCATactataatagaaaaaaatttcaCTCTGTAATTTTACAGGCCGTATGCAAAGACGATCTTAGTTTCGTTAACATTTGTGTAGGTTTGCCAGGAAGATGCCATGACGCTAAGGCGTTTAAGCATTCTCATTTATCTGAAATTGGAGATGAACTCTGCAGGCAAGGACAATATCACATTCTAGGCGATGCGGCTTACGCACTAATGAGGTGGCTTATAACACCATTTCGCGACAATGGAAATTTAACAAGAGAGCAAtataatttcaacaaatttcTGTTATCCAAAAGACAGGTAATTGAAAGAGCCTTTGCTTTGTTAAAAGGACGTTTTCGTCGTTTGAAATACGTTAGCATTAGAGATATCAAgtgtatttgtaaaataatttcagCCTGCTGTGTTCTCCATAATATCTGCCTACAAAGTGATGAAGACATTGCTGAATTTATTGATGCAGAAATTGATGAATTGGACGCAAATTTAGGGGAGAACTTTCCAGTGAATGCAGACAATGGAGAAGGTATCTTGAAGAGAAACAATCTAACTATCGAATTAAACAGAGTCAACAGCTAA
- the LOC134718019 gene encoding uncharacterized protein LOC134718019, giving the protein MNNSKTWDAYKTQRNYVTKLKKQSINRYFIERCTGGSKSKDFWPTVKPFLTNKGCTSQKETILQENNKIITNQQEISEIFNDFFVNVAKNIGDNNVQVNDKHPSIEAISNKYSNGSTSNKLIFQPINEEFVSKRIGKINVKKATGIDGISPKILHAAKPVVIKPITQLVNLSLSTSIFPDSLKIAQVATVHKKNSVLEKGNYRPVSVLPAISKIFETAIENQLTKYFDDIFDHFLAAFRAGYGCQSTLLKILED; this is encoded by the coding sequence atgaatAACAGCAAGACATGGGATGCATACAAAACACAAAGAAATTATGTCACTAAACTTAAAAAACAATCCATAAATAGATACTTCATAGAACGCTGCACAGGTGGTTCTAAGTCGAAAGATTTCTGGCCAACAGTTAAGCCATTCCTTACAAACAAAGGATGCACCAGCCAAAAAGAAACCATACTGcaggaaaacaacaaaatcatcACGAACCAACAAGAAATATCTGAaatttttaatgacttttttgttaatgttgCAAAAAACATTGGTGACAACAACGTACAGGTGAATGACAAACACCCAAGTATAGAAGCTATAAGTAATAAATACTCAAACGGGTCAACatcaaataaacttatttttcagCCTATAAACGAGGAATTTGTTTCTAAAAGAAttggtaaaataaatgttaaaaaggctACTGGTATAGATGGTATATCACCAAAAATTTTACACGCTGCTAAACCTGTAGTGATTAAACCTATCACACAGCTTGTAAATTTATCATTATCCACTTCCATTTTTCCAGACTCATTAAAAATTGCCCAAGTGGCAACTgttcacaaaaaaaacagtgttcTTGAAAAGGGTAATTATAGACCAGTTAGTGTTTTACCTGCTATATCTAAAATTTTTGAAACAGCCATAGAAAATCAACTCACTAAATACTTTGATGATATTTTCGACCATTTTCTTGCGGCATTTCGAGCTGGTTATGGCTGCCAGTCAACATTACTAAAAATTTTGGAAGATTGA